Proteins found in one Misgurnus anguillicaudatus chromosome 3, ASM2758022v2, whole genome shotgun sequence genomic segment:
- the c3h19orf53 gene encoding leydig cell tumor 10 kDa protein homolog: protein MAQGKQKFKAQRPGGAKKQQNKPKGPKKGGRIIAPKKAQVVQQQKLKKGLEVAIRNKIEHEVTQRASSSLHKKLSVLKTPGGRGGPGGPPKSASGSSKT from the exons ATGGCTCAAGGTAAACAGAAATTTAAGGCGCAGCGTCCCGGAGGAGCAAAAAAGCAACAAAACAAACCGAAAGGACCCAAGAAAGGAG GGAGGATAATCGCTCCCAAAAAAGCTCAAGTGGTCCAACAACAGAAGCTCAAGAAG GGTTTGGAGGTGGCCATTAGAAATAAGATTGAACATGAAGTCACACAGAGGGCCAGCTCATCTCTTCATAAGAAACTGAGTGTGCTGAAAACTCCAGGAGGAAGGGGTGGACCAGGCGGACCCCCAAAATCTGCTTCGGGATCCTCCAAAACCTGA
- the LOC129443933 gene encoding regulator of G-protein signaling 16, whose product MCKGLSAIQSSCLEKAKGMKVKLTHLAEKQEWVHKHRTEEKLPHDLETLLNSKMGIQAFRWFLRSEFSEENLEFWLACEDYKNSSGSKLASKAQNIYNRFINPDAPREVNLDSETREMLTDLMETPTAETFDEAQHRIFTLMAKDSFPRFLRSTYTH is encoded by the exons ATGTGTAAGGGCCTCTCCGCCATCCAGTCCTCATGCCTGGAAAA GGCAAAGGGTATGAAAGTTAAACTGACTCACCTGGCCGAAAAACAAGAGTGGGTTCATAAACACAG AACTGAAGAAAAGCTGCCACATGACCTGGAGACTTTGCTTAACAGCAAAA tGGGCATTCAAGCTTTCCGATGGTTCCTGCGTTCGGAGTTCAGTGAGGAGAACTTGGAGTTCTGGCTGGCATGTGAAGACTACAAGAACTCATCCGGGTCTAAACTGGCATCCAAAGCCCAGAACATCTACAACCGGTTCATCAACCCAGATGCTCCCCGTGAG GTGAATCTGGACAGCGAGACCCGTGAGATGTTAACGGACCTGATGGAGACACCCACAGCTGAGACCTTTGATGAAGCTCAGCACCGGATCTTCACTCTGATGGCTAAAGATTCATTCCCGCGTTTTCTGCGGTCCACTTACACTCATTAG